Proteins encoded in a region of the Verrucomicrobiota bacterium genome:
- a CDS encoding septal ring lytic transglycosylase RlpA family protein: MKATFWAFGLALVWLLSGCGSSYSGYKRAPYSIKGIRYTPMTVEQALRFREEGIASWYDERRLFGLLSGTTAIGEDFRAGRLAGAHKTLPLPCRVRVTNLENGKATTIRVNDRGPFIANRILDVTPEVAERLDFKKQGLVRVRLEVLSVGDGEFRRSAFQERRFWFF; encoded by the coding sequence ATGAAAGCGACCTTTTGGGCCTTCGGCTTGGCGCTCGTCTGGCTACTGAGTGGCTGTGGCTCCAGCTACTCCGGCTACAAGCGGGCCCCTTATTCCATCAAGGGGATCCGCTACACCCCCATGACGGTCGAGCAGGCGCTTCGCTTTCGGGAAGAGGGAATCGCTTCTTGGTATGACGAGCGAAGGCTCTTCGGCCTGCTGAGCGGGACGACGGCCATTGGAGAGGATTTTCGGGCAGGGCGCTTGGCTGGGGCCCACAAGACCTTGCCGCTGCCCTGCCGAGTGCGAGTGACCAATCTGGAAAACGGCAAGGCGACCACCATTCGGGTCAATGACCGCGGCCCCTTCATCGCCAACCGCATCCTCGATGTGACGCCCGAGGTGGCCGAGCGGCTCGATTTCAAGAAGCAAGGATTGGTGAGAGTTCGCCTTGAAGTGCTGTCCGTGGGCGACGGCGAATTCCGGCGAAGCGCTTTCCAGGAGCGCCGCTTTTGGTTTTTCTAA